The DNA region TAGGACAATGAGAATCtgcgaagttttttttttaaaagaacggTGGCGTCGGGGTAGTAGTAACTTTATCTTCTACTCtagagattttaatttacaaataatgaataaaattaggtTCTAGATATGCATGAATTGCGCTGGGATCACCTTTTCTGAGAACTCACAAATTTTGgtgtcattaattttaattagcattaaGAAATCCTTGTTTGAATTATCTTAAATAGCTCCAAACGATTCATGaactttaacttaaattaatgtttaaaaatactgtaGCTATAGGCGAAAAACAATtagtatgtatagaaaaatgtgTATAAACATGATGTAATTTTCCtagaaacagttttaatttatgagAAAGGAATAAAACCTTTGGAAATGGTGATACcaatgtaaaattgtaattgcaattattaacaatagcatacatttaatttattttttgtctttcgAACTACACCAAAAGCTAATATACTAAATGGaagttaaaatacaattaaaaatatttggatattATCTACAACACTGGTGTAATTTTAATCccatgagaaatttaaaaaaaataaaaaatatcacaattttaattatcacaaTCGGGATTCGAGGAGCAAAAATTCCAGCCCAGCCGTGATTTATCATCAGGCTCATTATTGAAGTTCTAAGTTTAAACTTCTTTTCAAATATCACATAGactaagttattattttaatttcgtagAGTTAATTGTAAGAAGCCTTTCTCTTTCCGTCAAAACGAAACTCAACTGTCCAATGGGTGAACACGGGGAGgtaaaattcgaaatattattttatttcttttttatttaattttcacaaataaactgatggGTGTTATTAACTCTATTCGGCAGCATCTTTCGATTTACGTAAAATGCAAAGCCATCACTAAATCAAAATGTGAGATATAAAACAGGCGGTATTTTAGATTCTCCATTTTTCCTGATAAAATTATACCAACACAGTTCTGAAATCAGCAGTTTAAATTGTACACAATTgtctgtttttagattttgtgcaattaacgttaaaaagaattttttagctTCATCCTAATCAGTTTTCATcagtttaaactgtaataaaattaaatttaaaagaaatcagagGCTGGAAATGCGTCGTCTTAAATtacttattcataaaattaaaattgcataattttattgcttgaaaaattttgagaaaaatccttagaagttcttaaaattatcaagcgttatttttcttataataaaggGACCCatttattttccacttttttaaaaacgaaatgtGCTGTCAAGTAATACAATATCATTAAAAggtagcaaaatacaaaaaaaaaaaaaaaaaaaaaaaaagaaagaaaactcatattaaaaatataaccatGAATCCAAGATGGCGAGAGTAGAGATCTCTTAATGAAAACATCAGTataaaaagatgttaaaaataaacatatttcttgaTTATTGAAATGCctatataaagagaaaaagaaaaatgtgttatgACGATGACTTAAGAGTGTATGAACTTTTTGCAACGTCTAGTATATAGTTGacagtatttatatttctgaaaagtgctttaatttagttgacaatgtaaaaaaataaatatagatagcGGATTGCATGATTCATACGCTTAGTATGAAATGTGGTATTCTTTAtcctgcaatttttttaaagcgaacTTCGAGGTTATAAGGCTATCAATCCATAAATATTTGTCGTCGCAAcagtagaaagaaaaatcacTATCCATTATAACAACCCATACAGtagagtaaatttaaattttgagatatttcatttgtttttagtCAATAACTAATACAGAAAAAAGTCgccaaaatgaaaatttttagacGATGAAGTCATACTGATAAatcattgtaatttaataacgatgtaaaaaaaaaaaaaaacagttaaagattatttaaaaatctttttagttttttaatttaaggataACGCGAATTATAGGAATCTATAGGACGAATTATAGGACGCGAATTTATCAAGCTAATCTTCATTCCTTGAACTGAAGATTAGTCCTTATATTAcctacatattaaattattataaaatatctaacaaCATTTggataaatattcaattttgcaGACTGCAAGGGACTATATTTTCCCCTCAATTCAGCAAATGAATTTTTCGGAGAAGAAATCTAATTGAAAGATGCATCATTACCtgataattcattatttaagcAGTTTACTTATTACATTCTTAAGAAGCTTAAGCAATCCTGTTAAGCAGACGAAATTCGCTCCTAAAAACTAGATTAAAAAGGAAAGTATGAGTTTAATTAGAGTTTTTTCTTGCCGTACAAGATAACAGTCCGGAAGCAATGAAATAAGAAGAGTGAACCAGTTGGAGCACTTCCGGAGATTCAAGGTTCAATTTTTGGGTGGAGAAGAAAACGTGACCGTTTTATCAGCCGGTTATGTCTCTTGGTTGTAGGGATATCCTGGAACAACTAATATCaggttacataatttaaataactttgataGTGGGCCtattattcatcaaaaaataaaatttttggttcaacattaaaatattacttatataaaaaaatttaaatatttttttagacgAAACTAAGAATGTGAAATTCAATATGTCACTtgcttcaaataattaaaataaccgttttagtttttagaggaaaaatatcgcaaaacttttaaaatacgttGAATGTGCATTATTTGCTATCGATTATATCGTTCCATGTAATGGTATTGACacagctttttattatttcaaaatttttttttgccgatgtttgctattttttgagaattttcaacaaatatatcactctatttattttttgatgaaatagtGCATATTAGTACAatgtaataatgataaaattttacattattatctttttcgcggcttacaatgaaataataactaggaatttttcttgttaaaactCAATTCTAaggaactaatttttataactacgAGCAAAACACTTAATTAAATTGTGTGATTATCCCAGCCTCAGCCAGGCCGCATTACAACTTCTAAGCTTTGATTCGtttattcactattttttgATAACTGTATCCGCTAAAATGATCGGAAGaaagcatgaaataaaattttaaaaagattctggatgttttataaaaacataatcgcaaccatcaataaatattttatctgcaTTTATTCCCAATATTCagatgacagaaaaaaaaaaagagcgctaaaattttgcatacacTTTACTACAGCTGAAAACAATGGTAAAAGATAAGAAGAGTTCGATAACTGCAAAAAAGAACGAGATGACAAATAGAAGTTCGCATTATACTAAAAAGAAAGATAGACAAGTTTTCAACAATTCGCGCCAAGAACTTAATATTCTTTGCCTAAgtgaaaatttatacttaatataaaaaatagtagtcttaatatcattaaattatttatatttttaaaatgcgaaTTTAtgggggatatttccgtatcgtgatctgttgaGCGACCTACAATCGACAAGgtgtcaaattaaaaaaaaaaaaaaaaacatgttgacGTTTGCTCAGAGATGGCTACGACTTATACCTTTAGAGTTAGTCCCTTTCTgtgatatattttcttctttagttTCCAGCTGTCCGCTGCCCGGAAGTTACCGAGACTTGGCATtcattctgccacagatcacgatacggaaatctccctaATTTAAGAAGCATTAAGAACGGGCCACAATAAAACGAACCTTTTTAACCCTGTCTTGAAGATTAATAtggtttatattaaaaataaaaacaaacgctaactaaaaattattacatgcgATGGTCTGGTTAATGCTCTGCGAGTCCAATGTTCCAAATGTTATACTTAAGAGACATTAGGGGGAAAAAATATAGCTTTgtgtttggttttaaaatttgaacaatgaagtttttcgtaaatttttttttcttaattacaaCAATTTCGACgttgaatgaaatatataataaataaccaattgtttataaaattctacgaattaaataaaaaaaaatttaaatctaaaaaccaTTAAGAGAAATAACTGATAactttgaaaatctaaaaatattttctcacgGCGTAGATTCGtctaggtaaaaaaataaatattttttgctgggAAATAATCTATTATTCCGCAAAGGTTTCGATACCAGTTCAaagctaccactttaaaaaaaaaaaaaagaaatacccaACCTTTGAACTTAGTGAAAGGTATGAATAACTCCTGCCGGTAACCACCTCAACAACCTGTGTACAGGAAATTATCTCCGTTTTCTCTCCCATTCTCAAATTCTCGGAATACTTCCCTTTTCTCTCCATCCTCAACATCAAGGTCAGATTTTCCCGCCAATTCTCGTGCGCAGGAATTTTTCCCGCGGTTTCCAAGAAAGCTACCCATTGCTCTTCTTTTGCCACTAGTCCTTCATCAGCTCCTTGTTTGATCACTGGCGACTTCCGCCGATCGCAGGGAATTTACTCGCCAATCAAGCAATCCTTCCGTCTGCTGCCATTTGCGCGGGGAAAAATAACCAAGTAAAAATTTACCATCCGATCCGCAGACATCGCATCAATATCGCTTGGCGACGGAGGAGGcacaagagaaaaaatattgcgGAAAGTTTTTCGGCGAGAAGAGAAAAAGATCGACCGATTCCAAGGCCGCTTTTGGAGTTCAGGGACAGGTAGCGGCAGTAACCAAGGTCTCAGAATAGAGATGAGGAATAAGGTGCATTTAAATTCGGGATGCTAATATGTTGGTGTGAATAACAAAACCAGTGCTACTGCCTCGGTCGCTTACATTACTTTTCGTAATGCGCATCTAACATTtcgaaaacaaaactaattggagaactggttttaaattatgcaaatccCCCCAATAGAAATGAACTATTatctgaattataaaatttctaatcagtatatatttttctttcgtttggtACATATGAAACGTTAAATGAAAATACCAGAACTAAAAAAAGTGCAACTTTTCCgtctaaattaaaacaattttacaaaaaacaaaattggaaTGCGTAGTTAGTTTAACCAATGAGGCGCCGCTACATGAAACAATATTCtcttgtattaaattaataatagaaagtAGAATAAAAGATCTCgcaaaatagtttagtttttaatttatactttccGACAAAGCTCTCTTACGGCAGGTTCTTATAAACtacttgtaataattttgtgaatCCGCTTTTAACACTGAAGATTACTTACTAACTTGTAAATATCTTCtacatttatagtaaaaattatttaaatgattgcgttcaataagaaattgaaaaaaaaaaaattacatttttctcttcaaatacTATAGAAAACGTCCAACGCTATTCTGCACACAGCACCATTTATAAATTCAGAAGACTACTCATACGTTAGCGGTTTCACTGTAATCCTGAAATACAGCGGTAAAAAGAAagtgttttagttttatttaagttgaaCAGAAACATATTCAGGATATTAACTTTACATCActtaaaccaaaattaaattcaatgcgCAAGTTTAATACAACTTAAATGAATTATTCACAACATATCaaaattacgttattttaaaatgaccaaATAAGAGTGGCTTTTAATATTCTGTTAATGTATTGGGTAACTAAAAAGGAGGATATGTgataaatgaagttttattgGCAATTCCCTATAACTTAGGCAACCTAAAACCAAGTATATTGAATGTAATTGGCTCAGGACAGAAAACACTTcattcaaatgtaaatatagttttaaaaaaattactacgaatttttcttagttttttttctttcttatttaactGTAATAAAGTCTTTTTAACACttggaaattttttagatattctcAGCCAAGCGAAATAGAGACTTAGGTACAAACTACAAAGCGAATTAACGTGAAGCGTGATTACTTCCTCAGATGTTTACTTCGATAATAAagctaatataatttaaaggaaatttgtatgaaaacagaattatgaactgttttaaataaaacagctaGTACTAATGCCAAGGAAGTAGGAAATTCTGAAATTAGCAATGTGACGAAAGATAAAGAGAATTGTACTATTAGcatgatgaaaataataaatacaatgctttagataccattttatttaaatgttaaattaactttcatttagaaaaatcagCTTAATTagctaaaacaaataaaatattaaaatgctcaAACACACCAATTTtgacttattaaaaaagtaaaacataatttaggTAATGCAACTAAGACCCACTATAACTTCAAAAGCTGGATACTTCAATTAAACCattagcataaataacagcaattattaatttttttaacaacttgaaaaaataattctgaaaaaaaatgaggaaatacaaatgtaaagtaataaaaaatttaatcattactAAAAACtcttgaatatataaaaatgagatggcaaaatttacaacatgaaagtaatttacataatatacaGAATGATTATAACTTGATTCACAGAAGAGTAAATATTAAGCAACCATTACaggattttaaatgtaatttaaaacaaaaaaaaatttccataaaaaacaagcataattatagttacatttaatcaaaacattataaatactttttagttGACCtagaataattgataaaaaaaaatgcaaatttgtaCTATGTACAGCcattatacaaaatattcaatagtaTTTACAGAATGGGAAAATATTAAGTACAAACATTTGAAGATCATATAATtgacattaattgaaataaaatattttactgaaactaATAGAAACTTATTAAGCTTGCACATAAAACGAATAATTTGGAAAGATTAAAGATCAGGAAATGTGAACAAATTTACTACTTATCTTATAAATAAGTTCTATTAATAGtttcttcttacttttttactaCTAACTTTAGATGGATTCAACCTTTTTAAACATTCTTCATATTGCTTTTTTAGTTGAGCTAAGCGACTTTCTTTTGCTTTAAGTTCTTTTTCTAGACTACCAATATAAAAAGTGGAACCTAAAAGAACAACCATTTTAGAATTCCGAGATGCTTTTTTGTACTTAGGCCTATGACATACAGgttctttttttactaattcatCAAGTTTTTTAAGGACATCAAcagtgaaattattttcattgttctCAAATTCATCTGATTTACTAGTTTTTTCAGACTGAAGAGCTAACTGAGTCAATTGAAGAACGTGGTCTGGTGTTGCATCTTCGACAATgtccaaattcttttttagcaTATCTCTCCTTTCACGTTCAGCTTGATTATGCTGTTCTCGTCTATCAAAAGGAACTGTGGAACAACTTTTAAGTCTTTTAGAGGCTTGTGAAGTTCTTTtagaagattttgttttttgcaatttataccTTTGCGTTTTTGGTGTATCTACTTTTGAGAAATTAGTCCGAGGTCGACCAGCCCTACGCTTTGGTTTTTGGTACGGGCTGAAATCTTCATCAATCTcatttcgttttcttttcttaactgGTTCTTCATCCTCTTCCTCACTTTCAACAACACCTAGAAGTagagatcaaattttaaatatctcaaataagattaatttaaaacatgaaaatcacACTTCTAAGTTAACTGTCTATACTTTCCCGCAGCTGTAGAAAATTTATGTTCTAATAGTAATAGAAAAAcagcaatatttttcagttatgatTGACATAAAACAGGCTTTAAACGcattatttttactcataatttcgcatattaataggcatttaattcaggATAGATAATAAGATTTCttctccattaatttaaaaagggaattCTGAGTagaaataaactgaacatttcagaacaaaaaaaagttttgtactgTTTTCTATAAATGAAGTTCACTTCAATACGTATTAGTAAGACAAGCaataatttgtacaaaaattctatttcaaaagggattttttaaggaaacttacacaattttagggaattttctaaattatacaaaaactaggaaaatttgaataaaaccagtagaccaggagtTGACAGCCACGCAGATGTAAAAGATTATTTCGTAACTGAAACTTCATTTAAAGAGTAGAATGGTACTTTTCCAAAATGCTTGGCGATTAAAGTAAATTCcgctattttatttagttattagtttatttttataagatcaGTCaccttaagaaaataaaaattgtatttacttGCACCTGGTGAGTatgaaattatagtaaaaatctTAGACATTTGCCATATCTATTGTATTTGTATATAAAGTGAGCTGTATGTGTATCTTAATAAAGACTCATAATACTGATATGTTCAACGACAAAACTTACTAAGTTTTTTATGGTAGCTGTGTTCTACTTGAATAGTCTTGGAATCATTTCGCAAAACAAATAGATTATCGTCACAGACTTCCTCTTTAATGCTTAGCTTTTTGCCCTCTTTCTTCACAGGCTGTAGCACTAGACCTGCACACAATGCACTGAAGTCTTCATCATTTggaatctaaaaaatttttttaaaaaaaaattagagataaaAAGCCAATTCCataacatcttaaaaattttaaatgacataagGCTAGATTAGATTCAAACAGAATAAACTGAactcttagaaaaatatatctaaaaatcttttaacttaacAGTGGTTTGTTGGCTTGAGAACACCAGAAAATGATGAAGCAATCAAGATAAGCAATCGATGTGAAACAATGGCATACTATTCAAGTTTTTAACTTATGTTTTTGTCCCGTCTTGTCacaaaataacatatttcattaTGTGTGACATAACACTGTCTTTGCATTGCAACATAAATTCATTctattaacatttcaatatcCACCATACACCGGTGTAAATTTACACAGACTAGAATTGCTTTTTACCACCCCTGTagtattagaaattaataatacaagTTGGACGAAAAACTATTTGGCATTGGTGTACATAcgacataaaatatacttattaatgAAAGTTCTATATAGCCCTTCCAagtaatgtatatatttatttatattctgctTGCTATAAATTAAGACAAGTGTCAGGTAcatcaattatatttaagatgGGATATTTGGATAAGATTTATCTTAGCCAAAAAATCCAAGTAATAATCAAATCAGTACTAGTAAAAACCAACTAGTAATCAACAAAAAATCcaacaatgaattttatatgtagtcccttaataatttatagtgtcatttgtacaaatttcttttattattaaaattaattaaatctcaaACTTATCTGTTTCTGTTAAATTTGCACTTTTATAATGatgatttactttaaaatttcagtaaaagaaACAGCCAAGAAAATCCCATTATAATTGGTGAGTtaatattcactaaaaaattatttgtttcaagaGTAAGGACATATATATGATATGAACTCAAATGATATTTCATATTGTAAATAAGCTTAGAGACTACTGGAAATGCTTTAGGACTGATCA from Parasteatoda tepidariorum isolate YZ-2023 chromosome 2, CAS_Ptep_4.0, whole genome shotgun sequence includes:
- the LOC107447724 gene encoding uncharacterized protein isoform X2 translates to MISIDSIESLDRWVEKADVSDYKCSALEDLSTFSSFNLDFLFGSSSDNSDSGDFYPPMDLDIDFNDMELEKNSYDFSKYCSSPVKSEVSKDLGNPYGFASVSPSKLGIPYILDDYFIDLNKSFSDQDSNSPIAGSPVANSPVTNSPIAEKQSAPLSPDSGFEQDCLNSSFDEYTNVFTLMEQDKDVDGMCEPIKLNTDTDIDKYLDYVIHANKNSDTDDEIYNKGTLATIRLSDIIDSDCMFRDGSNKVNIKPEGYLNGFQRTRNDSIASDHWLNETLQSIPNDEDFSALCAGLVLQPVKKEGKKLSIKEEVCDDNLFVLRNDSKTIQVEHSYHKKLSVVESEEEDEEPVKKRKRNEIDEDFSPYQKPKRRAGRPRTNFSKVDTPKTQRYKLQKTKSSKRTSQASKRLKSCSTVPFDRREQHNQAERERRDMLKKNLDIVEDATPDHVLQLTQLALQSEKTSKSDEFENNENNFTVDVLKKLDELVKKEPVCHRPKYKKASRNSKMVVLLGSTFYIGSLEKELKAKESRLAQLKKQYEECLKRLNPSKVSSKKVRRNY